Within the Zea mays cultivar B73 chromosome 10, Zm-B73-REFERENCE-NAM-5.0, whole genome shotgun sequence genome, the region CgacgatgaaagcttaggttgCCTCCGAGACCGGACTGGAGCGAAGGTCGTCGGTAttctgtcgaagagtattggtttcccgaaacttgagaccgatatcagccgctaccgacgacagcatatcgtcggtagtttattctattctaacttcaaggtaaaaacttttctttgactttgcattgtttttaacaacgaaggtgttttctaacgaaggttgcttctctacagagtatgttattgagcaaagctttgaggatgaaaCAGGACCTTGAAGACAAAAAAACATGAGATTATAAATGAaggtttagaaaacaaaataaaagatcaggcagctgctcttgaaaagaaagatttcaaaCTTCAGACAATGGAAGGCTTACTGGCAGAAACTGAAGCCAAAATTGCAAAGTTGGATAAGGACCTTCTCTCAAAATCAGAAAGCTTCGAGCAAGAAAAAGCAGAAATTTGATACGAAGTTTGAGGCTGAGGTcaaaaaaagttcaaatttgcaaaaattttgaaagagcttcaagataggtgtctagagttcagcaaccgatgcgtgcagcggctaaaACAGGTTtttaactcggttggagccagctctgagaaattcagtccttcggttgaggacctgccagggaccttcgaacacattgatggcgaagttgatgctcttgatgaagttatagctggacacggtgatttctgtgccctgctagcttctcggggcacagttgttgccttcatgaagtctggttgcacgcatggaaagattgttaatagaccaaacttcagcttatcaccggcagatctgattgatatccccagcctagctcgaagcataggaaacaggtttataaagcaaatatggacgaagggtgggcgaagcctagctagtgacgaagctcgaagtcacctcaagccggtaataaaatcataccttgtgcttaccttttccttgaaacttgaattttccttataatgctttgatatgtacaggatgacgaagccgaagaacacagagccgaagcttagcagataatccgaagctcaacagatggtgatgaagctcgaatacctagctgtggaaaaaattctaagaaaactcttgtattaacctttataaagaatattgtgacttaagaatcagattctactctgtaaatttgtccataccttgtaatatatttttacctttccatcgatgtatgaaatgctttgatgtggacgaaacttgtattttttgagccgaaggcgaaaaacaccttcccttcttttcgtacacaacgaagcatgaatctGCTTTTGAAGCTGTATACTTAGGGCCGAAGTAACTGTatgtatctgtatgatatgatgatgatgatcctatgtatgtctaaatgaatgattatgaatgcaatgtatgatgtaatgtatcgtgcaaatgaatgcccaaacatacACATttgaagcttcatccacaaccttcattcccttaggaataactgaaatctctttgccgtttatttttcggctgcaccgcttatttttcggtgtaagttctgcattcccttaggaacgtcttttgaacttcttcgccttctatttcggtggtattcgcgttgacttttcgtgcttcgccttatatttcggcggtacttggctctgcattcccttagcaacgacttttgagcagaaaacttaagttgtgctcccttaggaacggctttttgtagcttcgtcatgctctgcatccccttagggatgactttcgagcttctccgtgctttttctttttctctgcactcgatggtgcgtgctcagattttacatttacatattttgggggatattgctctcatggagctgaataagaaagaaaaaattacaaactatggccccattaaaaacctttctccccctttggaaagaaaaagggtgccatagaaaaatgaaaaagattacatcaatctatacataataccgtcgaagctcatccgcgttccaagatctaggaatgtcattgccatccatatcctttaatctttaagaaccgggcctcgacgaagatactaccaaaaaaggtccttcccacttcagctgtagtttgcctactgtgtccgtattagccactctccgaagcaccaaatgccctggcttgatatttttcagtcggacttttctgtcgtgccattttattgtttcggcttggtatttattaatATTATCCACAGCCTAAAGTATGGTCCCTTCTatggcatcttttgccacagaataatcggcttcgtcttctgccgaagctactgttttaattgaccctgccttagcttcttctggggttatagcttcgtcaccaaacaataacttgaatggtgtaaaacttgtagaccttgatattgttgtgttgtggctccacaccactttaatcaactcatctggccactttcctctaggctgattgaagattaacttcattattcccgtcattataatgccatttgctcttttgacaagtccatttgactctggatgtctgactgatgcaaaatgaatcttcgtgccaatctgatcacagaattccatgaaagcttcagcatcaaattgtgttccattgtctacagtgatagccttcggcacgccaaaGCGACAAGCAATGTTTTGCCATAAGAATTTCTGgattgtgaccgaagttattgtggccaaaggcttcgcctcaatccacttggaaaaatattctaccaccaccacaacatattttaaattgccttgtgctggtggaagtggacctagcaaatcgaggccccatctttgcaacgaccaagtattaattgagtgagagatgaaggttgcttctggtcttttgcacatttttgacagccttcacatttttggactagctctgctgcatctgaagctgccttcggccagtaaaatccttgacgaaaaacttttcccagcaagggcctagacccaatgtgagatccacacagacctgcgtaTATCTCtatcattaattcaataccttcagctaGGGCTGagcaaaaaacccgtaacccgaaacccgaacccggaatacccgaacccgaacccgaaatacccgaaacccgaattttgttcgggaatttcgggtagcaacttgcaaaacccgaatctatttcgggtaattcgggtatcacaatcgggtacccgaaatacccgaattacccgaactttcatgtgtcatgtactcatgtcatgcttaattattaatttgtacatctataattatgtgtaagtgtgcataacttgtgattgtagatagcttatgttttatatgtccatgtatatcattattcaaactatttTTTATACTAATTAATAGGGTatatgtgtttttatgaagccaacataatagttcgggtagttcgggaatacccgaacccgaacccgaaatttcgggtacccgaattttcggttattgcaaaacccgttgtaatttcgggtatcaattctcaaaacccgaaattttaaaaacccgaattacccgacccgaaaatttcgggtaacccgaacgcccacccctaccttcagctcttgataaacacttgaggagtaaggaacagactccatgtttatacaattccccttctattatcacatatggtcttgtccttgcttccattctcttgttataagtgaaagggaaataggcttacaccttttcctaaattgattttggtggttgaattgcccaacacaaataattggactaactagtttgttctagtctataagttttacaggtgccaaaggttcacaataagccaataaaaagaccaagagagggttcaaacaaagtgagcaaaagacaacccaaaggcaccctggtctggcgcaccggactgtccggtgcaccaccggacagtgttcggtgcaccagggaaccactacacgacggttcacttacagcgacctacggttggttgctaaaacgaccttcagcgacctacggttggtcgctaaaaacttttagcgacccataaggatggtcgctgtaagtgccgtcgctaaaggctttagcgaccgacatctttttagcgaccgaccgtccgttgctaatattgtacatttagcgaccaactgtgggttgctgtactatagatttagcaaccaaccgtaagtcgtcatactatacatttagcaaccaacagaaagtcgcccttttacagttgttattaataataatatgcatttaattaagcaccacaaatcatagatttttatacacaaatcataaagacatacacagttaatcagtataccacagtcatagatccatcacataaacacaaaagcaccacaattatatattcacaaaagcatcacaattataatatcattcacaactagatcatttacagatagctagctagatcattcacaaaagctccagagatgatcagtcacaaaagcaccacaacgacatcactccagcttgaagcagttcaaaagcccacaactacatcactaatgtttcatatcactctagctattgttcaaaagcccacaactacatagTTAACATATAAGCATTCCAGAAATTCAGTTATGGGATCCTTGTAGGTATGGTGCTCCTGTTGAATGACCTTAATCAACTCTTTAAGCATATTCCTTCTCCTTTTGTTGACAACAACTGCAGTAGCTAGATACCTAATAAGATGGTGTGCATTTGTCTGTATAGCATTCAAGTACCTGCAAGGGAAACAAGTGAATGTAAATTTACTAGTATATTCTGAGCATACATAATCTTAAAGACAAAAAATAGTAGCGACTCAAACTGGATTACACAGTTGCAAAAGAACGAGTTTGGATCAAGCTCAAATTTCTCCAAAAAAAGAATTATGTGAAACCTACTAGTGGAAAACAGTGTAGTTCTAAACATGCACGTATATCACCTGATATGGTTAAAGAAGATGAACAGAGCCCAATGCATCAGCCATATCCTGTTCTGGAGCTGATTCAGAGGTGATGAGAAGTTCTGCCCAAATATCAGGAAGGAACATGGTTGGTGATATAGTGTACACAAAGAACAAAGAACACAAAACAAAACATTGAAGTTAGAACCTTTGAATCAATTATTTCCTTCAAGCGGTTGAGTTCCTCCAAAGCTAGGTCCCAGTTTTGCATTAGGATTTCTGCTGCCAGCTTTCCCCAGAGGGCACTCACATTTCGCTCACTGTTTGTGCACAAAGCACCATACTGGTAAAGGTAATCAGCAGCCCCTGAGTAGTTACCACACTCAAACTGAAATTTGGCATACTGATACAGAGCTTCAAGGCTATATTATATAAGTATATAAAAAAATAGAGCAAACCAGAACACACCTGGCCAGATTCGGAGAGGCTGGATCTGACTATGAGATGAGACTATCTGTGCCCGTGACTGTGCATTGCAGttcaagtgtccaacacaaagtgGTAGCGGTAAGCTCCACTGGAGCACAGTCAAAGAACTCGATAGAAACCAGAGCTCATCATCAGGCCACAGTATACCTATAGACGTCGCTGGAAGCACCGGGATGATTGATCTGGACGAGTTCAGGCTCTCATGGCGTTCCAAGGATCCATCGCTGGGTCAAGTATTTTGCTGCGTGAGCTAGTAAGCAGACCGCGAAACAGTGGGCTCTCGGAAACTGCGAGACAACTGCAAAGAAATGGTATGCTCAGTTCACACAAAACTGAACAGCAAAGAAATGAGATAGAAGTAGAACTGTCACGGTTTCAGTAAAAAAAGAGAGAAGGAGGAAATCATCAATTCCCCCAAGTAGTAATTAGTAGCACACTACATAAAGCCCTAGAAGACGTCAACTTGTAGATGCTTCGAACAATTATACAGGATGACACAAACATATGGTTGAACAACGTTGTAGCATATCATCGAGCATGTTGAGGGCGCGACCCAGAGGGGTTTCCAATGTTCCATGGTTACTGCTGCTGCCCGCTAGGGTGAGGGCACTCACACCGGAAGGACACCAGAGGAGAAGCAGCAGAGGTCGTCGAGCACCAACGACGAAGGGAGCGACCGTGGACGGACCTAGGTGTTCCACCACCATGTGACCATGGCTGAACAAGGACGGCCGGCGTGAAGGGGATAAGGAACTTTGGCCCAAACGCCATGGACGAGCTAGGGCTGCGGCTACCAGAGAGGGAGAAACGCTGAGCACCACAGGGATGGGCACCGAGCGCAGGAGCAGAGAGGGAGGCGCTAGGAAGTTCCTGACTGGACTTGGGCGGCGCAGGAAGATGGAGCAGAGCTGAGCACGACTGGCGAGCTGGAGGGCAGCGAGCAGGGAGGGCGCGTAGGGGGCGAGCTCGAACCTCCCTGGTGGCTGGCGCTAGAGGAAGATGGGGAGGGGATGGAGAAGATGAGGTGCGTGCAAGAGATATGGCGAGCTGGAGGGCAGCGAGCAGGGAGGGCACGGAGGGGGCGAGCTCGAACCTCCCTGGTGGCTGGCGCTAGAGGAAGATGGGGAGGGTATGAAGAAGATGCGGTGCGTGCAAGAGATAGGGCTGGGCGGACGGCTGAGTGTGCAGTGGGCAGTGGCGGCGGCACCCGCCATGGCTGAGGGAGGGGGTGGCCATGGGAGAAGTGACGGCGGCTACGCGCGATAGGGTTTCGTTTGTTTGTTTAGCAGGCTTTTAGATGGGCTTTTGTGAGTAAATAAGAAACACAAAAATCACGtacctctatagcgacccaccatcagtcacacacttacctctatagcgaccgaccataagtcgttaaatttctagacttttagtgaCCCATAGACCGTCGCTATAAacgcatttagcgaccaaccgttggtccataacttttagcgaccaaccgtcggtcccaaataagggtcgctaaagatcaaccgtcgtgtagtgaactCGAcgttgaactcgctaccttcgggaaattgggaggccgctccgctataattcaccggactgtctggtgatgcaccagactgtccggtgtgccagcggagcaacggctacttcgcgccaacggtcgactgcaaccgcattaaatgcgctacagtgcgcgccagagtcagagcacgcgcagaaggcgcaccggacagtctacaggacttgtccggtgcaccaccggacagcccagaggccccacctgtcagagctccaacggtcagaacccaacggccgactgacgtggctggcgcaccggacagtgtccggtggcgcaccgaactgtccggtgtgccatgcgacaacagccttccaacgaccactttttgtggttggggatataaataccccaaccaccccacattcaattgcatccaagttttccaccttcaacacattacaagagctatagcattcaattctagacacaaccaaagagatcaaatcctctcccaagtccggaatcactccaaatcaaatagtgactagagagagcgatatttgtgttcatttgagctcttgcgcttggattgcttcttttcttccatcattcttgtgatcaaagtcaattgtaaccaaggcaagagacaccaattgtgtggtggtccttgcggggactttgtgtcccgtttgattgagaagagaagctcactcagtctaagtgaccgtttgagagagggaaagggttgaaagagacccggtctttgtgaccacctcaacgggagtaggtttgcaagaatcgaaccttggtaaaacaaatcatcgtgtctcactctttatttgctcatgatttgtttccgccctctctctcggactcgttcatatttctaacgctaacccggcttgtagttgtgcttatgtttataaatttcagattcgccctattcacccccctctaggcgactttcaattggtatccgagccggtgcttcattagagcctaaccgctcgaagtgatgtcgggagcatccgccaagagggagatcgggaccggcgagaagtccgccacaagccatgggaaggctccatccggggagtccgccaacaaggtgaaggggtccccttcacacgacaagccacgtcagagcggtgacaagaagaagaagatgaagaaggtggtctactacgagaccgactcttcgtcgccatccacctccggctccgacacgccgtccgtaacttctaagcgccatgagcgcaagaagtttagtaagattcccctacgctaccctcgcatttccaaacgtactcctttactttccgtcccattaggcaaaccacctatgtttgatggtgaagattataatatgtggagtgataaaatgaggcatcatctaacctcactccacactagcatttgggatgttgttgagattggagtacaggtaccatcactaggggatgaagactatgattcggacgaggtcgcccaaatccgacacttcaactctcaagccaccactatactcctcgcctctctaagttgagaggagtataacaaggtgcaagagttaaagagcgccaaggagatttgggacgtactcaagaccgcgcacgaaggagatgaggtgaccaaaatcaccaagcgggagacgatcgagggggagctcggtcggttccgactcaaccaaggggaggaccctcaagccatgtacaaccgcttgaaaaccttggtgaaccaagtgcgcaacctcgggagcacaaaatgggatgaccatgaaatggtcaaggttattcttagatcacttgtttttcttaaccctacacaagttcaattaattcgtggtaatcctagatacacactaatgtctcccgaagaagtgataggaaattttgtgagctttgagttgatgatcaaaggctcaaagaaaatcatcgagctagatggcccctccacgcccgaagcacaactggtcacattcaaggcaacggaggagaagaaggaggagtctatatcaagtagacaacccatcgacgcctctaagctcgacaatgaggagatggcgctcatcatcaagagcttccgccaaatcctcaagcaaaggagggggaaagattacaagccccgctccaagaaagtttgctacaagtgtggtaagcccggtcattttattgcaaaatgtccactatctagtgatagtgacaggggcaacgacaagaagggcaagaggagagaaaagaagaggtaccacaagaagaggggtggtgatgcccatgtgtgccgtgagtgggactccgacgagagctccactgactcctcctccgacgaggacgccgccaacatcgccgtcaccaagggcctcctcttccccaacgtcggccacaagtgcctcatggcaaaggacggcaaaaggaagaaggtaaaatcaaaatcctccactaaatatgaaacctctagtgatgaggataactcttgtgatgaggaggataatttgcgcatcctttttgccaacctaaacatgcaacaaaaagaaaaattaaatgaattaattagtgctattcatgagaaggatgaactcttggattctcaagaagacttcctaattaaagaaaacaagaagcatgttaaggttaagaatgcttacgctctagaagtagaaaaatgtgaaaaactatctagtgagctaagcacgtgccatgatattatcaccaaccttagaaatgagaatgctagtttaattgctaaggttgattcaaatgtatgtgatgattcaatttccaatcttaaggatgataatgctagtttacttgctaagattgaagaattgaatgtttctcttgctagccttgggATTAAAAAtgagaaattgattgctaaggctaaagaactagatgtttgcaatgcttccatttccgatcttagagataagaatgatattttaTGTGCTaaaattgttgaacttaattcttgcaaaccctctacatctactgttgagcatgtttccatttgtactagatgtagagatattaatgttgatgctattcatgatcacctagccttaattaagaaaTCCGAGTGTTGTGCCCGAGCGAATACAAGAtaattaattacatttatacgttcggcttgacagaaggcaaaaatccgagTGTTGTGCCcgagcgaatacaagatagcgtgaacagtataggggtactgttcatctatttataggcacaggacacagcttgtgagaaattacattcatgtcctttacaaatgtttacaatcataatacaagctatcacgggccaattggtcatttcatctttaagtcggtgcatctggaaatgtactccgaagctctttgattgatagcttcggctttgtgtcaatcttccgaaggtgtttcttcttatgggaccttcggcgacgaagcagacccccaacatttcatatcttttgaggttttcacatatttgggcttcactgATATCCATAAACCCAGATttagggttaaccacacatcaagtcatatcagtacaacatttttgaaatttttacctagtgaatacaCTGTAgacgtgacaaacacatgatatgctaatgctcatgatgttatgctcaagttttagtgacagtaacaccaggggtgttacagcatcCTAATTCTGTCGTCATGAAACCCTAAATTGCTTCATCCGTTGTCACCAAATTCTTCACAAGCTGCATCGATGGTCGCATCTCACCCCCATGAATTTGGGGTGTCCTTGGTGACTTTGAAGGAATTGAAGTCTCTAGAGTCAATGGATTGCTACAAGAGAAGAACTTGATCTAATGGAAGGTCTTAGGAGAGGATTCCTTTCCATGTTCAATGTTGACTATATAGTCTTCCCTCAATTTTTTCTTCACTAATTTGGTCTCCCCACCTCTCAATATTTAGGGAGCTCCTAGATTATTATTAGATACAACTAATCCACTTGAATCCCAATTTGGTGATACATATTGCCATGTTTTCTCACCTTTGTGAAGCTTATTTGGGAATTTCCCCTTCCTTTCCACTCTTCCAATataatttcttcttcttccctcgcTCAATCAAAGAGCAACTTACAGTAGCGAGGTGTAGAAATTCAATTATGTGTCGGTCACCCACACTTTGATTGTCCTTTGAAAATGTCTCATTAAAATGACACAAGCGTTGGTTTTATGTGAGAAATCACGAGCCTAGGCTTCTAGAGTTCGTAGGGGAAAGGCTGGTCCCCAAAACAAAATGAATGGGTGATATAGCCCTAGAATTCATTAAACAACACtacacaaaagattttgcaagacGGTAGCAAAACATTTTCGGAGGCGGGCGTGCCTACAGGTCGCCTCCGTTAAACATGGCAGGGTCGCTGCCATTGCACCCTCCTCTGTTAAATGTTAATGGTGGCGGATGATGTAACACGAACGCCTCTGTTAGTCTATATTAACAGAGGCGGTTGCATTACACTGTCCGCCTCTTTTAATCAAATAACAGCAGTGGGCCAATACTATGTGCATTCTATGTCTGTGAGTGTCTAGAGCCTGCATCAAATTCGGCACCAGTTATAAACAGTTGAAGAAGTCACTACACTGGTGGGGAAAATAAAAGATAACCCATGAGATCGTCACTGAAACATTGCATAATGTTTGTAAGTTTATTACTGACAATTATGTGCATGAAGGGGCATCGTTCTACAACAAGGATATCAAGTTAGGGATGCAAGAATAGTATAAGAAGCTAAGAAATTGGACCACCATGCTACACCTTCAAAATTATAAGTGTCCTGACATCGTTTTAGGATTAGCATGTGGTAGGTGAATCAATGATCGATGTGTTGTAAACACAACATTTTAATTGGTTAGCTTGAACATCCGATGTGATGATACaagtatgcatatatatatatgcttcGTATTTCTATTTATTGCCTTTTATTGGTGTTTAATTTGCACCAATACATTTCCAATTTAAATCCAAATTTATTTTTTTAAATGAAAATAGTTAACCTAGGTAGACAATTAACAAATACATGCCTCTGTTAAAGTGTTAACCGAGGTGGGCAAAtcgaccgccggtccagggattggacggggtgttacaagtggtatcagagccgaccctcgaggtttcacgggcgtgtgtgggctagggggttcgggtatatggtgcatggcgcatgtgggcccgtagtggtcacatggcatggcatatgacgacactagacacatagacgtggctaagatgggaggttcctggattggggttgaccgatgaggacgtcggtcttctaaggggggtggattgtgatatctgggcccctgggatgggatatcttggcccaaggcttaatagaattaatagagtaatcatatcaacaaggtgcatcttctttttcggaagcctatctcgaaagaacctccaagttaagcgtgcttggcttggagcaatttaggatgggtcaccgaccgggaagttttctcgggtgcgcatgagtggggacaaagtgcgcacaaaagacttgtgtttgtctatggggacaatatatgatcctaaagAGTTACACTTAACACAGCTGTCACCGTTAATTCTAATTAACCTAAGAGGTCAAGTTACAGTCACTGCCTCTGTTAACACATTATAGGTGGCGGGCATGATAACTGCCTCCGTTAATAGATGATTAATAGAGGCCTAACGTCGGAGGCGGTTGCAATGTCCGCCTCTTTTAATTGTTTTTGCCTGCCTCTATTAAAGTTTCTATACTAGTGAAAACTTTCTAGCAGCAACCAAAAGAATTCAGGATATGAAAGAATTTGGACTTACTATTGTTCATGTAGTCAGGAGTTGGATTGGACACCGAGTCTCCTGCTTACAAGAGAAAGCCAACTATGCTTGGGAGTATGGGGGTCTGACTGACCTATCCTTGGCTACACAAAAATATAGAATTACATATGTCTAGAGATCCTTTATCGGAAATCTTCACCTCAATTGGAGACTAGCCCAAAGAAAATTCCATCAGGTTATACTCTTTGATGGTCCCACACCTAATAGTAAATATTCCATATATTAAAAAAGAACAAGGAGTATCAATGTCTAGCAGTATTCTGATTGGATACATGAAGAATGTTACAATTGAACATCGACTTGATTAGCGATCTGAACAAATTGTATGGTTTACTTCTTTCAAAAGATCTTCAATTTTTTTATTAGGCAGCTAGCTATGAACCCTTCTTAGACTCTTGACAACTCCAAGCTTGGATAATGCTATAGAGTAATGCCCAAGGCTAATCTACTCCCCACTTCCATATTGGCTCAGCTGACTTCACAAACGTGTTTTAGAAGGATTACTAACTTCTAGAGGTCAAATGTGCCCTTGCTAGCCTCGAAGCCATATAGCCGAGTGATCATTGACTTAAGAAGGGCCTTATGGGAATTATGTTCTTTTTGGACCTCTACAAGAGAATATAGTGACTCAGTACACTAGAATCTGGAAATATGGAGAGACAAAGAGCTCACCCTTCTTCTCAGCTTGGGTA harbors:
- the LOC103642497 gene encoding eukaryotic translation initiation factor 3 subunit E-like; translated protein: MAFGPKFLIPFTPAVLVQPWSHGGGTPSLEALYQYAKFQFECGNYSGAADYLYQYGALCTNSERNVSALWGKLAAEILMQNWDLALEELNRLKEIIDSKNFSSPLNQLQNRIWLMHWALFIFFNHIRYLNAIQTNAHHLIRYLATAVVVNKRRRNMLKELIKVIQQEHHTYKDPITEFLECLYVNYVVVGF